The following coding sequences are from one Saprospiraceae bacterium window:
- a CDS encoding ribonuclease HII, whose product MKQLFKYYKNLSYEVGCDEAGRGCLAGPVVGAAVMLDPKIEIIGLKDSKKLSEQARNCLRTEIESKAMCWSVFMVHADEIDRINILQASLKAMHQAVLDLPRKASLVLIDGNKLLPDSALEQIAIIKGDGLYQSIAAASILAKTHRDEFISGLSEEYPQYGWEQNKAYPTIYHRRMIRIHGLSPYHRKTYRISHA is encoded by the coding sequence ATGAAACAATTGTTTAAATATTACAAAAATTTATCATATGAAGTGGGATGCGATGAAGCCGGACGAGGTTGCCTGGCAGGACCTGTCGTCGGTGCAGCAGTAATGTTGGATCCAAAAATCGAAATAATAGGCCTGAAAGACAGCAAGAAGTTAAGTGAACAAGCCAGAAACTGCTTAAGAACCGAGATTGAATCCAAGGCTATGTGTTGGTCAGTATTCATGGTTCATGCAGACGAAATCGACCGGATTAACATCCTTCAAGCCAGTCTAAAAGCAATGCATCAAGCAGTCCTGGATCTGCCTCGCAAAGCCTCTTTGGTATTGATTGATGGAAATAAATTATTGCCGGATTCTGCTCTGGAACAAATCGCCATTATCAAAGGTGATGGTCTTTATCAAAGTATCGCTGCAGCATCCATTCTTGCCAAGACGCATAGAGATGAATTCATATCCGGACTTTCTGAAGAGTATCCGCAGTACGGCTGGGAACAAAACAAAGCCTACCCGACGATCTACCATAGACGAATGATTCGCATCCACGGCCTCAGTCCCTATCACCGCAAAACCTACCGTATAAGCCATGCCTGA
- a CDS encoding immune inhibitor A, producing MPVFKCLFVWVLFAGSLFGQQTNLWKKAKIELDGQSIQTLLDLGLACDHGHHIPHQSFEGDFTQEELAKIENAGLKYKSVPRKKTELRSGPFNCNPDQVLPPKYQIPSNYEFGSMGGFSTLDELYANLDLMRELYPQLISVKKQIGNFTTFENRPIYFLKISDNPDSDESDEPQVLYTALHHAREPISMSQMLFFMWTLLENYGRDPEIKRLVDNRELYFVPCLNPDGYAYNELQSPFGGGNWRKNVRPNTEGIGTDLNRNYGLGWAVDNNGSSPSGGSETFRGAGAFSESETKAMKYLCATKEFRIALNYHAFGDYLIIPWGYLDRPTEDSVQYLALANDFTKFNKFQVGTTQQTLAYGVNGVSDDWMYGAEDLNQKILAFTPEVGYAFWPERRDILTLNQSTQYMNFRAAWCAGECFDAQEISPRAIETDSLILQLQVQQLGVVNGTIAVNVTTDYSGLKSTSGESTYHIDPNEVKFIDLPFHFSKSPHVGDSINFEITISSGSYVQVIKATKVFKGLPAFKEECTQIDRWFSVTAQSWTLTEEDYTSEPSCFTDSPNGPLKEGQTLRLQSWGATNLGSSKSAYLSFRAKWDLSADADYVQIKASSDGNNFKPLCGVYTRQGTNFQDLNNPLYAGTQEQWVSEWIDLSEYLGKHVFLELYFNSTFSGVPHDGFYIDDIKIYAESLTGTQEPIADKIRLEPNPANDVLHIRIEDFKISQIQEYNFQLSSPDGKKWVAPLRTADGGWDLEVSHLPKGLYILHTGRNMSQSHSLHFIVN from the coding sequence ATGCCGGTTTTTAAATGTTTATTTGTTTGGGTTCTTTTCGCTGGAAGTTTGTTCGGTCAACAAACCAATCTCTGGAAAAAGGCAAAAATAGAACTTGATGGGCAAAGTATCCAAACTCTCTTGGATCTTGGATTGGCTTGTGATCATGGGCATCATATACCACATCAGTCATTTGAAGGTGATTTTACTCAGGAGGAGCTTGCAAAAATAGAAAATGCAGGATTGAAATATAAGTCTGTACCTCGCAAAAAAACAGAGCTGAGGTCCGGACCTTTCAACTGTAATCCGGATCAGGTATTGCCTCCCAAGTACCAGATTCCATCAAATTATGAGTTTGGATCAATGGGGGGGTTTTCGACTTTAGATGAGTTGTATGCCAATCTGGATTTGATGAGAGAGCTATATCCTCAGCTGATAAGTGTCAAAAAGCAGATAGGAAACTTTACTACCTTTGAAAATAGACCCATATATTTCTTGAAAATCAGCGATAATCCTGACTCTGACGAATCCGACGAGCCTCAGGTACTTTATACTGCGCTCCATCATGCTCGCGAGCCTATCAGCATGTCCCAGATGTTGTTTTTTATGTGGACATTGTTGGAAAATTACGGCAGAGATCCTGAGATCAAAAGATTGGTGGACAACCGCGAATTGTATTTTGTCCCTTGTCTGAATCCTGATGGATATGCGTACAATGAGCTTCAAAGCCCATTTGGTGGAGGCAATTGGAGGAAGAATGTAAGGCCTAATACCGAAGGGATCGGAACGGATCTCAATCGCAACTATGGATTGGGCTGGGCTGTGGACAATAATGGCTCCTCTCCTTCCGGTGGCTCAGAGACATTCAGAGGTGCAGGTGCTTTTTCAGAAAGCGAGACCAAAGCCATGAAATATCTGTGTGCTACAAAGGAATTTCGCATAGCCTTGAATTATCATGCATTTGGAGATTATCTGATCATTCCATGGGGTTATCTTGACAGGCCTACCGAAGACTCTGTGCAGTACTTGGCTTTGGCAAATGATTTTACCAAGTTTAATAAATTTCAGGTAGGTACGACACAGCAGACTCTGGCCTATGGAGTGAACGGGGTATCAGATGACTGGATGTATGGTGCTGAGGATTTAAATCAAAAAATATTAGCTTTTACACCTGAAGTTGGTTACGCTTTTTGGCCGGAGAGAAGAGATATTCTTACGCTTAACCAATCTACCCAATACATGAACTTCAGAGCTGCCTGGTGCGCAGGAGAGTGCTTTGATGCTCAGGAAATTTCACCTAGGGCAATTGAAACAGATAGTTTAATCCTTCAACTTCAGGTACAGCAGCTCGGTGTTGTCAATGGAACCATAGCAGTAAATGTAACAACAGATTACAGCGGATTGAAATCGACCAGTGGAGAAAGCACTTATCATATCGATCCCAATGAAGTCAAATTTATTGACCTGCCGTTTCACTTTTCAAAGTCACCTCATGTTGGTGACAGTATCAATTTTGAGATCACCATCAGTTCAGGTTCGTATGTGCAGGTGATCAAAGCCACTAAGGTATTCAAAGGCCTTCCGGCATTCAAGGAAGAATGTACTCAGATAGACAGATGGTTTTCTGTGACCGCACAGTCCTGGACTTTAACAGAGGAAGATTATACCAGCGAACCAAGTTGTTTTACAGACAGTCCAAATGGTCCGCTCAAGGAAGGTCAAACACTCAGATTGCAATCCTGGGGAGCTACAAACTTAGGCTCTTCAAAATCAGCTTACCTTAGTTTTAGGGCGAAGTGGGATCTCTCAGCTGATGCAGACTATGTCCAGATCAAAGCATCTTCGGACGGCAACAACTTCAAACCACTTTGTGGGGTTTACACCAGACAAGGAACGAATTTTCAAGACCTGAACAATCCGCTCTATGCCGGAACTCAAGAACAATGGGTTTCTGAATGGATAGACCTCAGTGAATATTTGGGAAAACATGTATTTCTAGAACTGTATTTTAATTCTACTTTCTCAGGTGTGCCGCATGATGGTTTTTATATCGATGATATTAAAATCTATGCTGAGTCTCTGACCGGTACACAGGAACCAATTGCTGACAAAATTCGCCTTGAACCGAATCCGGCAAATGATGTGTTACATATCCGGATAGAGGATTTTAAAATATCCCAAATCCAAGAATACAATTTTCAGCTGAGTTCACCTGATGGTAAAAAGTGGGTTGCTCCTCTGCGCACTGCTGATGGTGGCTGGGATCTTGAAGTAAGCCATTTGCCAAAAGGACTTTACATCCTGCATACTGGGCGCAATATGTCGCAGTCACATTCTCTGCATTTCATCGTAAATTAG
- a CDS encoding aldehyde dehydrogenase family protein produces the protein MDIQFINRLRIDAKNPGSWSGIQAIEGKDFIQSVSPVDGRQIGSVSVTDKASYENLVGAAEHAASVWRNVPAPKRGDVVRQIGDELRRRKEDLGRLVSYEMGKSLQEGLGEVQEMIDICDFAVGQSRQLYGLSMHSERPMHRMYEQWHPLGIVGVISAFNFPVAVWSWNAALAWICGNAVIWKGSEKTPLCAVACQKIAAEIFEKNQYPSALSTVITGAADVGKWMCQDKRIALVSATGSTRMGRAVGMEVAGRFGKVLLELGGNNAIIITPSARLKQVLPAIVFGSIGTAGQRCTSTRRLIIHEDIYDEVSSVLIKAYSQLRIGDPLDETNHMGPLIDTDAVAHYMSAIEMVKSQGGKMLIEGGLLQGPGFESACYVSPSIAEVPSQLPIVCSETFAPLLYLMKYKDIQEALHLQNDVPQGLSSAIMTESMREAELFLSCAGSDCGIANVNIGTSGAEIGGAFGGEKETGGGRESGSDAWKNYMRRQTSTISYSDKLTLAQGISFEI, from the coding sequence ATGGATATTCAGTTTATTAACAGACTCCGGATAGACGCAAAAAATCCCGGGAGCTGGAGTGGTATTCAAGCTATAGAGGGAAAAGACTTTATACAATCAGTGTCGCCGGTAGATGGCAGGCAGATAGGCTCAGTTTCTGTCACAGATAAAGCAAGTTATGAAAATTTGGTTGGAGCGGCTGAACATGCAGCGAGCGTTTGGCGCAATGTTCCGGCACCAAAACGAGGAGATGTCGTCAGGCAGATCGGTGATGAACTGAGACGCAGGAAAGAAGACCTTGGTCGACTGGTGAGTTATGAGATGGGAAAAAGTTTGCAGGAGGGACTCGGAGAAGTGCAGGAGATGATCGACATCTGCGACTTTGCCGTAGGCCAGTCCAGACAACTTTACGGTCTTAGCATGCACTCTGAAAGACCTATGCATCGGATGTACGAACAATGGCATCCTCTGGGAATAGTTGGAGTGATTTCGGCTTTCAATTTTCCGGTAGCTGTATGGTCGTGGAACGCTGCACTTGCCTGGATATGTGGCAATGCAGTCATCTGGAAAGGATCAGAGAAAACTCCCCTTTGTGCGGTTGCTTGTCAAAAAATAGCGGCAGAGATATTTGAGAAAAACCAATATCCATCCGCATTGAGTACTGTGATCACTGGTGCTGCGGATGTAGGAAAATGGATGTGTCAGGACAAAAGAATAGCATTGGTGTCTGCTACAGGCTCAACCAGAATGGGTCGCGCTGTCGGAATGGAAGTGGCAGGGCGCTTTGGAAAAGTTCTGCTTGAACTGGGAGGTAATAATGCAATCATTATCACCCCATCCGCTAGGCTGAAACAGGTACTACCTGCGATCGTGTTTGGATCTATCGGTACTGCAGGCCAAAGATGCACCAGTACCAGAAGATTGATCATCCATGAAGATATCTATGATGAAGTTAGCTCAGTATTGATCAAAGCTTATAGTCAATTGAGAATCGGCGACCCTCTCGATGAAACCAATCACATGGGACCGCTCATCGATACAGACGCCGTGGCCCACTATATGAGTGCCATTGAAATGGTAAAATCTCAGGGAGGCAAAATGCTGATAGAAGGGGGATTGTTGCAAGGACCCGGATTCGAAAGTGCTTGCTATGTGAGCCCTAGCATAGCTGAAGTCCCATCACAGCTGCCAATAGTATGCTCCGAAACTTTTGCTCCTTTGCTCTATTTGATGAAATACAAAGACATTCAGGAAGCTTTGCACTTACAGAATGACGTACCTCAGGGACTTTCCTCGGCGATCATGACTGAAAGTATGCGCGAAGCAGAGTTATTCCTTTCATGCGCTGGATCTGACTGTGGAATCGCCAACGTCAATATAGGAACTTCCGGCGCAGAAATCGGTGGCGCTTTTGGTGGTGAGAAAGAAACAGGAGGAGGTCGGGAATCCGGCTCTGATGCATGGAAAAACTACATGAGAAGACAAACCAGCACCATAAGCTATAGTGACAAACTGACCCTGGCACAGGGAATAAGTTTCGAAATTTAA
- a CDS encoding glycosyltransferase family 2 protein, which translates to MHDNQNTSIDRQPLLSIVVPIYNEGENISTLFSRCDAAIGSWTPDYELICVDDGSSDDSLKQLISIHQKDSRWKVLSLSRNFGHQAAYLAGLSHCSGQYIAMIDGDLQDPPEILESFYNKLQEGYDVVYAVRKKRKEAWLKRMTYSLYYKIISSIATIRIPLDSGDFCLMRREVLEQMLTMTEHSLFLRGIRSWVGFRQFGMEYDRDRRNSGETKYTLKKLFQLAYNGIYSFSHFPIKLLTNIGLIVIIISILYSIYILYVKINNPHIPQGFATLAIAIFLFSGVQLVALGIIGEYVLRIYDESRKRPLFIVKKKYM; encoded by the coding sequence ATGCATGATAACCAAAATACCTCAATTGATCGGCAGCCTTTATTGTCCATTGTAGTTCCAATATATAACGAGGGTGAAAATATTTCCACACTGTTTTCCAGATGTGATGCTGCCATAGGCAGTTGGACTCCCGATTATGAGCTGATCTGTGTGGATGATGGTAGTTCTGATGATAGTTTGAAACAACTGATTTCCATTCACCAAAAGGATTCTCGTTGGAAAGTATTGTCCTTATCCAGAAATTTTGGACATCAGGCAGCTTATTTGGCGGGATTGAGCCATTGTAGTGGTCAGTATATCGCCATGATCGATGGGGATCTGCAAGACCCTCCGGAGATCCTTGAGTCATTTTACAACAAGCTCCAAGAAGGATATGACGTCGTTTATGCCGTGAGAAAAAAGAGGAAGGAAGCTTGGCTGAAAAGGATGACTTACAGCTTATATTACAAAATCATCAGTTCGATAGCGACAATCAGGATTCCACTGGACAGTGGTGATTTTTGTCTGATGAGAAGGGAGGTACTCGAACAAATGTTGACCATGACAGAACACAGTTTGTTCTTGAGAGGGATTCGATCATGGGTAGGTTTCAGACAATTTGGAATGGAGTATGATCGAGATCGCAGAAATAGTGGTGAGACCAAGTATACACTCAAGAAGCTTTTCCAATTGGCTTACAATGGTATCTATAGTTTCAGTCATTTTCCGATCAAATTGCTCACCAATATCGGCTTGATTGTAATCATTATTTCAATATTGTACTCCATTTACATTTTATATGTCAAAATTAATAATCCGCATATACCTCAGGGATTTGCGACACTAGCAATTGCAATTTTTTTATTTAGTGGCGTTCAATTGGTTGCTCTTGGAATAATTGGCGAGTATGTATTGCGCATTTATGATGAATCCAGGAAGAGACCTCTGTTTATTGTCAAGAAAAAATACATGTAA
- a CDS encoding methyltransferase domain-containing protein, whose amino-acid sequence MALLYYSKPAPVSMADEWFEISAPDHFWMQWRFYEIQKMLQKNQVDPSQVFEVGCGNGVVLTQMERVGIKADGCDLNEYALLKAADGPSKKMIYNIYEEHPDLLHAYKSVFLLDVIEHIGNDSDFVKQALKHVQKDGYVLINVPAGQYLFSDYDTAAGHERRYSAKKLKSCIENAGVQVIDTRYWGWSMLPVALLRKLMLKFVNKDHVIEYGFKPASPAVDRILRFLFYIERKIRFGKTGTSLLALGKKI is encoded by the coding sequence ATGGCACTATTGTATTATAGTAAACCTGCACCCGTTTCAATGGCTGATGAATGGTTTGAAATCTCTGCGCCGGATCATTTTTGGATGCAATGGAGATTTTATGAAATTCAGAAAATGTTGCAGAAAAACCAAGTGGATCCATCTCAGGTGTTTGAAGTCGGTTGTGGCAATGGAGTGGTGCTCACACAGATGGAAAGAGTCGGAATTAAGGCTGACGGATGCGACCTCAATGAATATGCTTTACTCAAAGCTGCTGACGGACCAAGCAAAAAAATGATCTATAATATTTATGAAGAGCATCCTGATTTGCTTCATGCATACAAATCCGTGTTTTTGCTCGACGTGATAGAACACATTGGCAACGACAGTGATTTCGTAAAACAGGCACTAAAACACGTTCAAAAAGATGGTTATGTACTCATCAATGTTCCGGCAGGACAGTATCTCTTCAGTGACTACGATACAGCAGCCGGCCATGAAAGGCGATACTCAGCGAAAAAGCTCAAAAGCTGCATTGAAAATGCAGGAGTACAAGTCATCGACACACGCTATTGGGGTTGGTCAATGTTGCCCGTAGCGTTATTGAGGAAGCTGATGTTAAAATTTGTCAATAAGGATCATGTGATAGAGTATGGATTCAAACCTGCTTCTCCGGCTGTCGACAGAATATTGAGATTTTTATTTTATATAGAAAGAAAAATCAGATTTGGTAAAACAGGAACATCATTACTCGCCCTTGGCAAAAAGATATAA
- the mce gene encoding methylmalonyl-CoA epimerase: MNSIEHIGIAVRNIESSRQIFDLLFDDSAYKLEEVASEHVRTLFYRTGPNKIELLEATNPEGAIAKFIDRKGEGIHHIAFEVSDIRIEMNRLRDAGFHLLQQEPKRGADGKWVCFVHPKSTNGVLIELCQNIAEGHE; encoded by the coding sequence TTGAATTCTATTGAGCATATAGGAATAGCTGTTAGGAATATTGAATCATCGAGGCAAATATTTGATCTTTTGTTTGATGATTCTGCTTATAAATTGGAAGAAGTTGCCAGTGAACATGTGCGAACTTTGTTTTATCGAACAGGTCCAAACAAGATTGAATTGCTGGAAGCCACAAATCCTGAGGGTGCGATTGCGAAATTCATCGACAGAAAAGGTGAAGGAATTCACCATATTGCATTTGAGGTTAGTGATATCCGTATTGAAATGAATCGATTGCGTGATGCCGGTTTTCATCTTTTGCAGCAAGAGCCAAAACGTGGTGCGGATGGAAAATGGGTTTGTTTTGTTCATCCAAAATCCACAAATGGAGTGCTGATCGAGTTGTGTCAGAACATTGCCGAAGGACATGAGTAG
- a CDS encoding sulfite exporter TauE/SafE family protein: protein MSSQEIVVSILGGFLAGSINTLAGNGSAITLALLTEMLSLPGNVANGTNRIGILMQGIASWVPFYRNKKFVGINYLKFIIPTCIGAVCGALVSLKISSDQFMAVYRYLMLLLLIFMFIKPDRWLQTMPQSKEVSPWITHSVLLILGFYGGFIQMGMGLFFLAVMVVIWGGSLITSNAIKIVIVSVYTLLVLILFHFHHSVRWDIGIVIGVGQALGGWLTAHYACKWRFAELWAYRFLLLIMIMTLLHLFQLDSLILSLFT from the coding sequence ATGAGTAGTCAGGAGATTGTTGTCTCCATTTTGGGTGGTTTTCTGGCTGGAAGCATCAACACTTTGGCGGGAAATGGTTCTGCAATAACTTTAGCTCTGCTCACTGAGATGTTATCTCTTCCAGGGAATGTGGCTAATGGGACAAATCGAATTGGTATATTGATGCAAGGCATTGCCAGTTGGGTTCCTTTTTACCGCAACAAAAAATTTGTGGGGATCAACTACCTGAAATTTATCATACCAACGTGTATTGGTGCTGTTTGTGGAGCTCTTGTTTCTTTAAAAATCTCTTCGGATCAATTTATGGCAGTGTATAGATATCTCATGTTACTGCTGTTGATATTTATGTTTATCAAGCCAGATCGCTGGTTGCAAACCATGCCTCAATCGAAAGAGGTTTCACCCTGGATCACTCATTCGGTTTTATTGATTCTGGGTTTTTATGGAGGATTCATTCAGATGGGTATGGGTTTGTTCTTTTTGGCTGTGATGGTAGTGATTTGGGGAGGATCTCTAATTACATCCAATGCGATTAAAATTGTAATTGTCTCGGTATATACATTGCTGGTTTTGATTCTGTTTCATTTTCATCATTCTGTACGATGGGATATTGGAATTGTTATTGGCGTCGGGCAAGCTCTCGGTGGATGGTTGACGGCCCATTATGCATGTAAATGGCGTTTTGCAGAACTATGGGCTTATCGTTTTTTGCTTTTAATCATGATCATGACTTTACTACATCTGTTTCAATTGGATAGTCTTATTTTATCTCTGTTTACTTGA
- a CDS encoding VCBS repeat-containing protein — protein sequence MTKFKDPYLNCNGIPLLADINSDCIPEIFINNGDSLYIYDIKNNTKKFSINIPFSDVYTSSNLIADIDGDGKMEIVIVLSNFINPLNDQIKCFNSDGSLRWISDAPGSQYRPYYRSGGLAMADFNMDGIPELYINNKIFNAQTGKLLVDDSMSGIGVSRDTFLRIAFPVSVAAQLDDDPTDIELAAGYSIYKVKITNKNGRVGNTMTASNIMVDKEYRDGLTSIADINLDGKLDVVVASARANNAGMVYAYSLDNTGNPKLIAKCYPPSPYDFIGIVSIGKVSNSIYPSLIFDRVNITYSYVYNGTGQFKLQWSLPNQDESGSLGVSLFDFDGDGRQEMVLRDSLHLRILAYNDTLPYVVDKAKCRSPTYAEYPIITGIDEQGSSRICTLCGDQDYRGPLTIFGPPDSLPWAPARPIWNQYAYNPLYINDDLTVPRVQKNQATYQNGRYNNFMAQQTLLDSSGNYKVPAASLYGTIFCIRYDESTKEYIVNFDLYNRSDASAQADSSLAVSFYNGNPETGGALLGIYYTQTKLLPGDSLIGLEIRLKAQNLRELYLVVNSSRNNSGTFEDKDFILLECDYTDNFFHSLDLPELEYRNAEICRGSSYDFYGRPLQDTGRYVHVLSSEKGCDSLIVYLDLNLLDSVTVMQNISVCEKYVWNDKEYTSSGRYMHDTLSANGCDSLTILDLQIYPKSEQIIFDTACSSYNWNGNVYTNSGTYTYQGQTDHSCDSIIILNLTIQAADTIIQNTRACGNYNWNGNVYTNSGTYTFNGQNENGCDSIVFLNLSIDTILYSNEFISSCDQYVWNGKSYNTTGQYRDTFSSINGCDSIVTLDLALNQSKSIIQTQTACDSFLWLGKNYKESGLYYDTLRTTKGCDSIIKLDLTIHSTKSIKQQKTACDSLEWNGSTYKQSGIYISKNQSQHSCDSITELELTIHLSTRTILMHSACDSFEWNRNAIKQSGIYTQILSNQYSCDSLVTLHIEIFPSTRILDTVHACEEYIDPITGNRITKDEVLSFNQQTEHGCDSVINKLVYIHPQYFYSDTVYTQQNYHWSINNQNYGESGTYTANFQTKEQCDSIYTLYLIIEDDIEIYAPNVIHSGSGIATNKYFYLITTDAIDRIEYLNIYDRWGELVWTKENFGANIPELGWDGSFRAEQMNPAVFVWIAKIVLKDQRTISIKGDLTVLK from the coding sequence GTGACAAAATTTAAGGATCCTTATTTAAATTGTAATGGGATTCCTTTATTAGCTGATATTAATTCTGATTGTATTCCTGAAATATTTATTAATAATGGAGATTCACTATATATATATGATATTAAAAATAATACAAAAAAATTTAGTATAAATATTCCTTTCTCTGATGTATATACAAGTTCAAATCTGATAGCAGATATTGATGGAGACGGTAAAATGGAGATTGTGATTGTGCTATCGAATTTTATAAACCCTCTTAATGATCAAATTAAATGTTTTAATTCTGACGGAAGCTTACGCTGGATTTCAGATGCTCCGGGCAGCCAATATCGCCCATATTATAGGTCCGGAGGATTGGCTATGGCAGACTTTAATATGGATGGAATTCCGGAATTGTATATCAACAATAAAATATTTAATGCGCAAACAGGAAAATTATTGGTGGATGATAGTATGAGTGGTATTGGAGTAAGCCGAGATACATTTCTAAGAATTGCCTTTCCGGTTTCAGTAGCCGCACAATTGGATGATGATCCTACAGACATAGAGCTTGCTGCCGGTTATTCCATTTATAAGGTAAAAATTACCAACAAGAATGGTCGAGTTGGAAATACCATGACCGCAAGCAATATTATGGTGGACAAAGAATATCGAGATGGACTTACTTCTATAGCAGATATAAATCTTGATGGAAAATTGGATGTAGTAGTAGCTTCGGCAAGGGCCAATAATGCAGGAATGGTCTATGCCTATAGCCTGGACAACACCGGGAATCCAAAATTAATAGCCAAATGCTACCCTCCCTCTCCTTACGACTTTATAGGCATTGTATCTATTGGTAAAGTTTCAAATTCTATTTACCCTAGTTTGATTTTTGATCGTGTCAACATCACCTATTCTTATGTATATAACGGAACAGGTCAATTTAAACTTCAGTGGTCATTGCCCAATCAAGACGAGTCCGGCTCACTGGGAGTGAGTCTGTTTGATTTTGACGGTGATGGCAGACAAGAAATGGTATTGCGTGATTCACTTCACCTTAGGATTCTGGCCTACAATGATACATTACCGTATGTAGTTGATAAAGCAAAATGCAGATCACCTACTTATGCAGAATATCCAATTATAACTGGAATTGATGAGCAAGGCAGTTCTAGAATATGTACTTTATGCGGGGATCAAGATTATCGAGGTCCCCTCACGATCTTTGGTCCACCGGACAGTCTGCCCTGGGCACCTGCCCGTCCGATCTGGAATCAATACGCCTACAATCCACTCTACATTAATGATGATCTCACAGTGCCGCGAGTACAAAAAAATCAGGCAACTTATCAGAATGGCAGATACAATAACTTCATGGCGCAACAAACCCTGTTGGACTCGTCAGGAAACTACAAAGTTCCTGCGGCGAGTTTGTACGGAACAATATTTTGTATTCGCTATGATGAAAGCACAAAAGAGTATATTGTAAATTTTGATTTGTACAATCGCAGCGATGCTTCTGCACAAGCAGACAGCAGTCTTGCCGTTTCGTTTTATAATGGCAATCCTGAAACAGGCGGTGCATTACTAGGCATCTATTATACTCAAACCAAACTACTTCCCGGTGATAGCCTGATAGGCTTGGAGATCAGACTGAAAGCGCAAAATCTCAGAGAACTTTATCTTGTGGTAAACAGCAGCAGAAATAATTCCGGCACATTCGAAGACAAAGATTTTATTTTATTGGAATGTGATTACACGGACAATTTTTTTCATAGCCTTGATTTACCTGAATTGGAATACCGCAATGCAGAAATCTGCAGAGGATCTTCCTATGATTTTTATGGAAGACCGCTCCAGGATACAGGAAGATATGTACACGTTCTCAGCAGCGAAAAAGGCTGCGATAGTCTGATCGTATATCTCGATCTCAATTTGTTGGATTCAGTAACAGTAATGCAGAACATTTCTGTCTGCGAAAAATATGTATGGAACGACAAAGAATACACGAGCAGCGGAAGGTATATGCATGACACATTGAGTGCAAACGGATGCGACAGTTTGACAATCCTCGATTTGCAAATTTATCCAAAATCCGAGCAAATTATATTTGATACCGCATGTTCATCGTACAATTGGAATGGAAATGTTTACACCAATTCAGGAACATACACATATCAAGGACAGACAGACCATTCCTGCGACAGCATCATCATCCTCAATTTGACAATTCAAGCTGCCGACACAATCATTCAGAATACGAGAGCTTGCGGCAATTACAATTGGAATGGAAATGTTTACACTAACTCAGGTACATACACATTCAATGGACAAAATGAAAATGGCTGCGATTCAATAGTTTTTCTGAATCTGAGCATCGATACCATTTTGTACAGTAATGAGTTTATTTCTTCCTGCGATCAATATGTGTGGAACGGAAAATCATACAACACAACAGGTCAGTACAGAGATACATTTTCTTCTATCAATGGTTGTGACAGCATCGTGACTTTGGATCTTGCATTGAACCAAAGTAAATCCATCATTCAAACACAGACAGCATGCGATTCATTCTTATGGTTGGGAAAGAATTATAAAGAAAGCGGATTATATTATGATACCTTGAGAACAACCAAAGGATGTGACAGCATCATCAAACTAGATCTGACCATTCATTCCACAAAAAGTATAAAGCAACAAAAAACCGCCTGTGATTCTCTCGAATGGAATGGCTCTACATACAAACAATCCGGCATTTATATTTCAAAAAATCAATCACAGCATTCTTGTGATAGTATTACAGAATTGGAATTGACCATCCATCTAAGTACGCGGACGATCCTCATGCATTCTGCATGCGATTCATTCGAATGGAATAGAAATGCAATCAAACAATCCGGCATTTATACTCAAATATTGAGCAACCAATATTCATGCGATAGCTTAGTCACACTCCATATTGAGATTTTCCCTTCTACACGAATATTGGATACGGTTCACGCTTGTGAAGAATATATCGACCCAATTACCGGAAACAGAATCACAAAAGACGAGGTATTGTCTTTCAATCAACAGACAGAACATGGCTGTGATTCTGTAATAAACAAGCTGGTATATATTCATCCACAATATTTCTATTCAGATACGGTTTATACCCAACAAAATTATCATTGGTCTATCAACAACCAAAATTATGGTGAATCAGGAACCTACACCGCAAATTTTCAGACCAAAGAACAGTGTGATTCTATATATACTTTATATCTGATCATAGAAGACGATATTGAAATTTATGCACCGAATGTAATCCACTCGGGAAGCGGAATTGCAACGAATAAATATTTTTATCTCATCACTACCGACGCAATCGATAGAATAGAATATCTGAACATTTATGACAGATGGGGTGAACTGGTATGGACGAAAGAAAATTTTGGAGCCAATATTCCTGAGTTAGGTTGGGATGGAAGCTTCAGAGCTGAACAGATGAATCCTGCGGTGTTTGTGTGGATTGCAAAAATAGTACTTAAAGACCAAAGGACCATTTCTATAAAAGGCGATCTAACAGTGTTGAAATAA